The Thermosynechococcus sp. genome has a segment encoding these proteins:
- the cimA gene encoding citramalate synthase, producing the protein MKIWLYDTTLRDGAQREGLSLSLEDKLRIARQLDRLGIPFIEGGWPGANPKDVQFFWQLQETPLQQAEIVAFCATRRPGRKAAEEPMFEPILAAGTRWVTLFGKSWDLHVTDGLKTTLAENCAMIADSIQFLRSQGRRVIYDAEHWFDGYLANPDYALQTLETALAAGAEWLVLCDTNGGCLPHQIQAVVAEVRAHLGGVDCLGIHTHNDAGTAVANALAAVQSGVRMVQGTLNGYGERCGNANLCTLIPNLQLKLGYDCVTPEQLATLTEVSRHVSEIVNLAPDDHAPYVGLSAFAHKGGVHVSAVQRNPRTYEHIEPHLVGNQRRIIISEQAGISNILAKTSELGFELDRQHPLSRTILERIKHLESEGYQFEAAEASFELLIQEVLGQRQRPFTLKGFDVFCRTDARQLEATIRSQSLATVKVEVNGEEMLTAAEGNGPVSALDQALRKALMSFYPEIAEFHLTDYKVRILDGHAGTAAKTRVLVESSNGRDRWATVGVSANIIEASYQAVAEALEYGLQRTRRSQPCPLVPS; encoded by the coding sequence GTGAAAATTTGGCTGTACGATACCACCCTGCGCGATGGCGCCCAGCGGGAAGGTCTCTCCCTCTCTCTGGAAGATAAACTGCGGATTGCCCGCCAACTGGATCGCCTTGGGATTCCCTTTATTGAGGGGGGATGGCCGGGAGCCAATCCCAAGGACGTACAGTTTTTTTGGCAGTTGCAGGAAACCCCCCTACAACAGGCAGAAATTGTTGCTTTTTGTGCCACTCGTCGCCCCGGCCGCAAGGCGGCAGAAGAGCCAATGTTTGAGCCAATCCTAGCCGCCGGTACCCGCTGGGTGACCCTCTTTGGCAAGTCTTGGGATCTCCATGTCACCGACGGCCTCAAGACCACATTGGCGGAAAACTGCGCCATGATTGCCGATTCAATCCAGTTCCTCAGATCCCAGGGACGACGGGTGATTTATGATGCCGAGCATTGGTTTGATGGCTATCTTGCCAATCCTGACTATGCTCTCCAAACCCTAGAAACTGCTTTGGCCGCCGGGGCAGAGTGGCTTGTTTTGTGCGATACCAATGGTGGTTGCCTCCCCCATCAAATTCAGGCGGTGGTGGCAGAGGTGAGGGCGCACTTGGGTGGTGTTGATTGTCTGGGGATTCATACCCACAATGATGCGGGGACGGCAGTGGCCAATGCTCTGGCGGCAGTACAAAGCGGTGTGCGGATGGTGCAGGGAACCCTCAACGGCTATGGCGAACGCTGTGGCAATGCCAATCTGTGTACCTTGATTCCCAATTTGCAACTGAAACTCGGCTATGACTGTGTCACCCCAGAGCAGTTGGCAACGCTGACGGAAGTAAGCCGCCATGTGAGTGAAATTGTCAACCTTGCCCCCGATGATCATGCGCCCTATGTGGGGCTGTCGGCCTTTGCCCACAAGGGGGGAGTCCATGTCAGTGCTGTGCAGCGCAACCCCCGCACCTACGAGCATATTGAGCCGCATTTGGTGGGCAATCAACGGCGCATTATTATTTCTGAGCAGGCAGGCATCAGCAATATTTTGGCGAAAACCAGTGAACTCGGCTTTGAGTTGGATCGGCAGCATCCCCTGAGTCGGACGATTTTGGAGCGCATTAAGCACCTAGAAAGCGAAGGCTATCAATTTGAAGCGGCGGAGGCTAGCTTTGAACTTCTGATTCAGGAGGTACTAGGGCAACGCCAGCGACCCTTTACCCTTAAGGGCTTTGATGTCTTTTGCCGCACTGATGCACGCCAACTGGAGGCCACGATTCGCAGCCAGTCGTTGGCCACGGTTAAAGTTGAAGTCAATGGTGAGGAGATGCTCACGGCGGCGGAGGGCAATGGTCCTGTCTCGGCATTGGATCAGGCCCTGCGCAAAGCCTTGATGTCCTTTTATCCAGAGATTGCTGAGTTTCACCTAACGGACTACAAGGTGCGGATTTTAGATGGTCATGCGGGCACGGCGGCCAAAACTCGGGTATTGGTGGAATCCAGTAATGGGCGCGATCGCTGGGCTACGGTGGGGGTCTCTGCCAACATCATTGAAGCCTCTTACCAAGCGGTTGCCGAAGCCCTCGAATATGGCCTACAGCGCACTCGGCGATCGCAACCTTGCCCTTTAGTGCCCTCCTAA